The Heptranchias perlo isolate sHepPer1 chromosome 3, sHepPer1.hap1, whole genome shotgun sequence region caaatgcatctgtccatgacagtattggtaggagtgaccaccgcacaatccttgtggagacaaagtcccgtcttcgcattgaggacaccatccaacatgttgtgtggcactaccaccatgctaaatgggacagattcagaatagatccagcagctcaaaactgggcatccaagaggtgctgtgggccatcagcagcagcagaattgtattccagcacaatttgtaacctcatggcctagcatattcctcaccctaccattaccaacaagccaggggatcaaccctggctcaatgaggagtgtagaagaccatgccaggagcagcaccaagcgtacctaaaaattagctgccaagctggtgaagctacattacaggactacatgcatgctaaacagcggaagcaacaagctgtaaacagagctaagcgattccacaaccaacggatcagatcaaagctctgcagtcctgccacatccagtcgtgaatggtggtggacaattaaacaactaacgggaagaggaggctctgcaaacatccccatcctcaatgatggcgagtccagcatgtgagtgaaaagacaaggctgaagcgtttgcaaccatcttcagccagaagtgccaagtggatgatccatctcggcctcctcccgagatccccaccatcacagaagccagtcttcggccaattcgattcactccacgtgatatcaagaaacggctgagtgcactggatacagcaaaggctatgggccccgacagcatcccatctgtagtgctgaagacttgtgctccagaactagctgcgcctctagccaagctgttccagtacagctacaacactggcatctacccgacaaagtggtaaattgcccaggtatgtcctgtccacaaaaagcaggacaaatccaatctggccaattaccgccccaccagtctactctcaatcaacggcaaagtgatagaaggtgtcgtcaacagtgctatcaatcaacacttactcaacaataacctgctcaccgatgctcagtttgggttccgccaggaccgcttggcttcagacctcattacagccttggtccaaacatggacaaaagagctgaattccagaggtgaggtgagagtgactgtccttgacatcaaggcagcatttgaccaagtgtggcaccaaggagccctagtaaaattgaagtcaatgggaatcagggtgaaaactctccagtggctggagtcatacctagcacaaaggaagatggtagtggttgttggaggccaatcatctgaaccccaggacattgctgcaggagttcagggcagtgtcctaggcccaaccactttagctgcttcgtcaatgatcttccctccatcataaggtcagaaacggggattttgctgatgattgcacagtgttcagttccattcgcaatccctcagttaatgaagcagtacgagcccgcatgcagcaagacctggacaacatccaggcttgggctcataagcgaCAAGCAACATTCGtaccagagaagtgccaggcaatgaccatctctaacaagagagagtctaaccacctccccaggacattcaacggcattaccatcgcggaatcccccaccatcaacatcctgggggtcaccattgaccagaaactttattGGAcccgccacataaatactgtggcttcaagagcaggtcagaggctgggtattctgtcaCGAGtgtctcacttcctgactccccaaagcctttccaccatctacaaggcacaagtcaggagtgtgatggaatactctccacttgcctggatgattgcggctccaacaacactcaagaagctcaacctcatccaggacaaagcagcccacttgattggcaccccatccaccaccctaaacattcactcccttcaccactggcgcaccatggctgcattatgtactatctacaggatgcactgcaggaactcgccaaggcttcttcgacagcacctcccaaaccctcgacctctaccacctagaaggacaagggcagcaggcacatgggaacaacaccacctgcacattcccttccaagtcacacaccatcccgacttggaaatatatcgctgttccttcatcgtcgctgggtcaaaatcctggaactcccttcctaacagcactgtgggagaaccttcaccacatggactgcagtggttcaagaaggcggctcaccaccaccttctcaagggcaattagggatgggcaataaatgccggcctcgccagcgacgcccacatcccatgaatgaatataaaaaaagtaTAGCCCAGATATACTATACTTTAACAATTGGATTTCTCTTGATCTGAACCTGACATATGTGGTCTTTCACACATGCCGTCACGTGCCTCTCCAATCTGGTTCtacccctaaatttgcatagggCCTGCATCAACGCTGCAATGGCAGTGAAGCGCACCCGGGCAGTAAGCCAAGGCTTGCGAACCACCGTCCGGGTGGTGGTAACGAAAGTCAAAAACGTTACACCCCGTGGACCGCGCGTTTTTTGTGAAACGCGTCCTGTTCGAGTGCTGCAGATTCGAAGCAGCGGATATCTTCTGCCTACAAGATTTCACTCGAAGCTGATATTTCGATGTCATGTTCAAGAACGTCAATTAATGCCAGAAGTTTCTTCAGgtgttcaaggagaaggggagcgaaGGACCATTTGCGATTCTCACTGCGGAGCCGCTGTTCACCTTCCCAATGCAGAGGAACTGGAAGCTGATCGTATACATGTATAACCCACATGTTCCGGTCAtcgatgtgctgacgttcctcgccagatacgtcaATGGGGTTGTGAACAGCATTGATGTCAACGATCGGTTCATGATCCGGACCAGCAAGAGGGACGTCATCACAACCCTGAGAGTGGACGCCCACAGAAACATCCTTCACCCCgccctccagcttcgccatcggaggaagtcaAGGGTACATGGTGTAcgtggggcaacccagagtctgtcgcacctcTGGCAAATCCGGCCACGTAGCGGCCTCCTGCACTGCAATCATCTGCAggaactgcaagcaggaagggcACCAGACTGAGGACTGTAAGGACAGCAAGTGCTGCAACCTGTGTGAGAAGGCTGGCCATCTTAACAGGGCCTGCCCCAAACGCAGcttcagctacgcccaggcggaCAAGAGCAAGACCGTGGAGGAGGATGGGGCAACAAGCAAGGCTACACCAAAGAAGGCCAAGAACCCTTGCCCTGCCGCGACCCCCTCTGAGAAGACCCCGAgccaggaagacaaggagcgagAAAAGGACCAAGCAGAAAACTACCAGACCCCAACACCCAGCTCTGAGCCTCCCCACCAGCCGACAGAGTCCATGGAATAGAAGGCAGCAGATGAACAATGGCAGGTGGTGACCAAGAAGAACAGAAAGAGGAAGCCAGAGGAAAGGAAACGAGCTCCTGCCGAAACTGCAGTCAGGGGCAAAAGGCCGCTCGGGTCGCAGTCAGACTACAGTGACTACCTCGCGTCTGACGATGAGGGACGACAGGAGTGAAGCAGTCAGCCTTGCCAAAGAAAGCGGCAAAACTTCAAAGGCGATAGCAACGCGGTCAACACCTCCCagctccagaacactgggagcaaCAACACCTCCAGCGCCCTCCAGCTCCGGGATGCTGGGAGCAGCGAAGTGCCCAGAGAGCACCAGCTCTAGGACACGGGGAGCAGCAGCGCAGAGAGTGAAGACCAAGTTCGGGAAACCGGgggcagcaccgcagagagtgaagaccagctttgggaaaccgggagcagcactGCAGAGAGTGAAGACCACCTCCGTgtaaccgggagcagcaccgcagagagcaaAGACCAACTCCAGGATACCGGGAGCAACACCGCAGAGATCGAATACCAGCTCCGGGACatcgggagcagcaccgcagagagcaaAGACCAGCTTtgggaaaccgggagcagcaccgcagagagtgaagaccagctttgggaaaccgggagcagcaccgcagagagcaaAGACCAACTCCAGGATACCGGGAGCAGCACTGCAGAGATCgaagaccagctccgggacatcgggagcagcaccgcagagagcaaAGACCTGCTTtgggaaaccgggagcagcaccgcagagtgTGAAGACCAGCTTtgggaaaccgggagcagcaccgcagagagcgaagaccaaCTCCAgcaaaccgggagcagcaccgcagagtgTGAAGACCAGCTTtgggaaaccgggagcagcactGCAGAGAGCGAAGACCAACTCCAgcaaaccgggagcagcaccgcagagagcgaagaccagctTTGGgaaaccaggagcagcaccgcagagagcgaagaccaaCTCCAGCAAACCGAGAGCAACACCGCAGAGTGTGAAGACCAGCTATGGGATATCGGAAGCAGCACCAACGAGGCGCCCCAACCAATTGAGGATCGGATGGGCTCTCCACCCGACACCACGCCGCCAATGTCACCCCGGCGGAACAacgaccaccacccccaccaccccccccaaggcGAACAGGACTCATACCTCAGTTCAGGGAGTGTGGAACAGTTTGCACAGATCACCTGAATGCAgggacacggccaagagctggaaacagcaaacggactgtccggtgagacgttaaactgttgttaaaatgtGTCTGAAAGTCACATCtattaacgtgcgtagcgttaaaagcactacgcgatgtgtgtcgacaaggtcaagagcgacctgctgttcttgcaggaatGCGGCACCTCAGTAATTACTGGCAGTGGTCGCAGCAGTGGGCCCACAGACCATCAATCTGATCGGGAAGCAACGATTGCCATGCCTCCGGCCTGGGAATTCTGCTGCGAggaggcaacttcaccatcaccaaagtaaaggaggtggtggagggtcACCTCTTCGTAGCAGACGTACTGTACAAAAACGTTCTGCTCCGGCTGATCAATGTGTACACCCCGACTCTAAATAACGAGCAGCTGGCCATctcccagcagctcccactgctgctggcgacgtccagcCTGGTCATTCttggcggtgacttcaactgcatcatcaatACGGCCGGAAGATCCGGCAGagacgacagcaaactggacgccacacccaaactcctgatggaagcagtGAAAGACGCTTCAGTAACtctgcagacggagcggcgcatcaatacacctggtccagaccagatggGTCTGTCTGTTCCagaatagacttcctgtttgtgtccccaaTGCTCAaagtcagatccaccaaggtcacactgGTGTtattctctgaccactgcctcttaCTGGCCGATGGTCACCTTCAGGATGACCAGAGAGCGGGCAGGAGGATATGGAAGCCAAACGTCAAACTGTTAACcctgggaaacattgaggaactaaaaagggattacaaaggttggagaaccataAAACCCCTCTtcgattccccagtgcactggtgggaagccgtcatggcgaacatcaagaggttcttcatcctcaaaggtgttcagaaggcgagagagaggcaaagggaaatgtcccgactccagaaaaacATGCAGAATctgctcctgctgcagtcgatggggatcgatgtcgagGAGGAACTCAGAGGTGAAGGActagcaagcctcgctctttgcctccaaggcctccaagatcatcttccggtccagagtccgctccatggagcaggacgagacttgctcacgtttcttcttccaaaagatgcacagagagagctctgtgatcagcagcctgaaggaagaggacaacTTGGTCACATCCTCGCAGCccaacatactgaggatctgcaaatccttttatgctggACTGTACGAcgtgaagctcacagacagcacagcctcccagtccttcttatCGTCTATCATGGAGGTTTTAGACAACAGTGAGTGGGAGaatctggatcacccgctaactctggatgaACTGACAAAGGCCTTCCGGTCCTTCGAGATGAGTAAGAcacccggaagcgacggcttactggtggatttgtactcggctctgtgggactgtataggcccagacctgctggaagtgtatgggggtatgcttctggcaggcagcatgtcagactccatgaggaaaggcattatCACCCTCAACTataagcagaagggggagagggaagaattcAAAAATTGGCgccccatctcactacttaatgtggactacaaaattctgtccaaattCATCGCCAATctggtcaagtcagccctggaggtggtgatccacccagaTCAGGCCTGCGctatacccggcaggaagatctctgatagcctggcgctactcagggatatgaTCGCCTACCTACAGGACagtgggggtgaacacctgcctcatcagcttggaccaggagaaggcctttgacagaatatcgcacacgtacatgatggacttgctctccaaaatggggtttggggagggaaaccgcaattggatccaactgctctacacaaacatcagtagcgcagtttcaatcaacgggtgggaatcggaaagctttccgatcaaatctggaatcAGAcagtgtgttgcatcgaaccctttgttgagtccatcaggagggatgcgggcataaaaTGGTGATGATCCCAGGTAGCAGAGGCACTCAGGTCGCGccaccctgtacatggacgaaGTCGTCGTCTTCTGCTCAGATCAGCTGTCGATCCGCAGATTGATAAGCATCTGCGATCAGTTTGAACTGGCCTTGGGGGCCAGAGTAAATCACAACAAGAGCGAGACCATGTTCTTTGGGGAACTGGACTGACCGATCCTTTGtctccttcaccgtcaggtcagattacttgaaggtgctggggatctggttcggaactgggactgtgggatcaacgatccctctcgatctcgggcaagaacctggtcatcaggtgcgaggtgctctcggtgttgctgtacatgGCGCagatctggcccatacctcgctcctgcaccgcgacagtcacccgagccattttCCATTTTATGTGGAGATCCAAAATGGACCgagtccgcagggacacgatgtacaaatctccagagaaaggggggaaaggcatgCCCAACGTCGTCCTCATCATGATGGCcatctttgtgtgcggctgcatcaagctgtgcatagccCCTTGGtatgcaaacacaaagtgtcactacatgttctatctgtccccggtgttgcgaaggatgggcctggccatcctgccacggaacgctccatccagttggaccgttccacccTTCCTGTCCTTCAtaaaaaagtttgtgcagaaaaaccacAAGGCGAACAGCGAGTGGTCCGCATGTaatgtcctcgagaccctgcgggaaaaggcgATGGTGGGTTctccgagcagactgtcaaagtcATCTGGCAGAATGCCTcgtcgccagagctttcaaataagcaccaagacgtagcttggttggtggtgagaagggcccttcccgtcagatccttcatgcacaccCGGCATCTCAgtaccaccgcgcgctgtccctgaggaggctgcggtggggatGAATCCGTCACCAATCTccctctggaatgtgcctttgtaaagaaggtctggagagagatgttgtggtatctgtccaggttcatcccgagcagctCTGTAACAGAGGGGACTATAGACTATTCCCAggaacgcacaccgagacagacatcaactgttgctggaagaccatcaacatggtgaaagacgccctttgatctgcctgaaacttgctggtcttccagtgcaaggagctgtccccGACCGTgtgttgcagactggcagatTCCAAGATCCAAGACTATGTcctgagggatgcactgaagctgggtgcggccactgcaaaggctctgtggagAAAGGCCACCGTTTAGAGttctcccgccattgtataccgagaggctggaatcagggaaaaaaccctcgggcagaatgtaaaatagcaaatgaatgtaatgaaatgtaatgtacctgtaatgtatctgtaatcaataagctgtattgattgtaatgcaagAGGCactctagagtgtcatgaactgtaattatcatGTATGATGTGTAACTATTGTttgaatcatatttgaactgtactttatgtatcttgcaaacTGTATAATCTGTATCATTTATGTTTGAAATGGGATAtggcaactgtattgtatgtatcgttacaaattttatgaataaagtatattttcgaaagaaaaaaaaatctgcccttacagctttctgttttaaaaaacccaactgactgcatgggctcgaatttagcaggcctgcgggttcccagcgggtggtcctccgggagcgtggtcaacacgctcggcgaaattagtgggttgcccgcgcgatcgtagcaggcaacacactaataggaatcaattacctgctcctccggggtccacggcgctggtctgcgcgtcg contains the following coding sequences:
- the LOC137308611 gene encoding trans-Golgi network integral membrane protein 2-like, with protein sequence MRDDRSEAVSLAKESGKTSKAIATRSTPPSSRTLGATTPPAPSSSGMLGAAKCPESTSSRTRGAAAQRVKTNTAESKDQLQDTGSNTAEIEYQLRDIGSSTAESKDQLWETGSSTAESEDQLWETGSSTAESKDQLQDTGSSTAEIEDQLRDIGSSTAESKDLLWETGSSTAECEDQLWETGSSTAESEDQLQQTGSSTAECEDQLWETGSSTAESEDQLQQTGSSTAESEDQLWETRSSTAESEDQLQQTESNTAECEDQLWDIGSSTNEAPQPIEDRMGSPPDTTPPMSPRRNNDHHPHHPPQGEQDSYLSSGSVEQFAQIT